A genomic window from Diorhabda sublineata isolate icDioSubl1.1 chromosome 8, icDioSubl1.1, whole genome shotgun sequence includes:
- the LOC130448319 gene encoding uncharacterized protein LOC130448319: MSFLNTLQEYVSNSVAGLTLKSPKRFSLTRTDTSEPSISSSSRSNSGDSNTPGFPKVIPTPGAVAPIQRRRSTLECPIPNPPRRPGSFRQKSPRATPERQFNFCCRRQSWPEIDHQVSSGVQEIDGSYFESFTALAWKQENQRQSILKLTETSSSDPPPPESELGITPIDYNSSQHEKDKLYVEMLYTIANT; the protein is encoded by the exons ATGAGTTTTCTGAATACTCTACAAGAATACGTCAGTAACAGTGTAGCCGGATTAACATTAAAAAGTCctaaacg GTTTTCGTTGACACGTACCGATACTTCCGAACCGTCGATATCGTCGAGTTCCCGGAGTAACTCGGGGGACAGTAACACTCCGGGGTTTCCGAAAGTAATACCGACTCCGGGCGCGGTTGCACCCATCCAACGTCGTAGAAGTACCTTGGAGTGCCCGATACCGAATCCGCCGCGTCGACCCGGGTCTTTTCGACAAAAATCTCCGCGGGCTACTCCAGAAAGGCAATTCAACTTTTGTTGCAGAAGACAGAGCTGGCCGGAGATTGATCATCAAGTTTCTTCTGG tgTACAAGAAATCGACGGATCGTATTTCGAAAGTTTCACCGCGTTAGCGTGGAAACAGGAAAATCAGAGACAGAGCATTTTGAAATTAACCGAAACGTCTTCATCGGATCCCCCGCCGCCGGAATCGGAGCTTGGGATCACGCCAATCGACTATAATTCTTCTCAACATGAAAAGGATAAACTTTACGTCGAAATGCTCTACACAATTGC